GCATATGAAGGTCGATCATAACACCCCCCGCGAAGAAAGATGTAATCGTTTAACAAATTCACCGTTCAAGGTCAACTGTGAAGGATGCCTCGCATTTTCCACACCCCGTGCACAGCACAGGGGCATGGCCGATTCTTTCTCTATTTTCATATATTTTCATCTATGCTATATGCTGAACCGAAGCGTTCAAAACATTGGATACCGTGACGGCATGGGGACAATCATCGGAAGATACATACTGAGAGAAATTTCGCTGCCATTCTTTCTCATGCTTTTTATCCTGACCTTCGTGCTCATCATGGGCAGGATACTGCAGCTCATGGACCTTATGGTCAACAAGGGGATCGGCCTGCCGGTGATCCTGGAGCTTCTGGGGTGCCTTGCCCCCTCATTCCTGGTGCTGACGATCCCCATATCTCTCCTGATCTCCATTCTCATCGGTCTGGGAAGACTCTCCGGCGACAATGAGCTCATTGTTCTGAAGTCATCGGGGATCAGCCTGTATCAGTTGATCCCGCCCGTTGCCGTCCTGACCGTTCTTGCCCTCATCGTCACCGCCGTGACGGGGATTTTTCTGGCACCGGCGGGCAACCTGAAAACGAAGACGCTCCTGTTCGAGATCGCAAAGCAGAAAGCCAGCGTCGGCATCAAGGAAAAGGTTTTCAACGACGATTTTGGCGGTCTCATTCTCTACGCCAACACCATCCCGGTCCACGGGGACTACATGGAGGGCGTCTTTATTTCCGACAGCAGGCTCGGGAAAGACCCGGTCACCATCATCGCGGAAAAGGGGTACCTGGTGTCAAACCTCGAATCGATGACCGTCATGCTTCGGCTCGAAAGGGGGAGCACGCACTCCGTCGACGATGCCTTCCAGCGATACCAGAAAATGGAATTCAGCACCTACGACGTCCAACTTGATTTTGAGGAGACGATGGGGGAAGGCGGCAAAAAACTGAGAAAAGATGAAAAGGAAATGACCATTGCGGAGTTGCGGGGAAAGCTCATGGACCCGAAGCTGAAACCCCGCACGAGGCGTGAAATGATCATTGAACTGCATTCCCGGTTCGCCATTCCCCTGTCCTGCATCGTATTCGGCATCCTGGGCATCCCCCTGGGCATATCGAAACACCGGAGCGGCAAGTCCCGGGGGTTCGTGGTGGGAATATTCATCATCATGACCTATTACGTTCTTCAGTTAAGTGGTATCGCCCTGGGAGAGACGGAAAGGATACCACCCGCTGTCGGCCCCTGGGCACCGAACATTCTTCTAGGCTGTCTCGGCATCTATCTCTTTTTCATGGCGGCACGGGAGCGGACCGTTCTGCCCTTTGATAACCTGAGCGGCGAGTCATTCCGACGGTTCATGATGGAACGTATCATGAAGAAACGATAACTCAGGGGATATCTCCATGCGCATTCTTGACCGCTACATATCAAGGGAATTTATCAAGACATTTCTGCTGATCATGGTATCGCTGGTCGCACTCTACCTGATCGTGGATTTTTTTGAACGCCTCAGGATGTTTCTGAGCCGGGATGCAACGGTACTCCAGGTGGTTTCATATTTTTTCTTCACCATTCCCATGATCGTCACCCAGATGCTTCCGGTGTCCTTTCTCCTCGCGGCCCTGATCACTTTCGCCATCCTCTCGAAGAACAGCGAGATAACGGCGATACGGGCCAACGGTATCAGCCTTTTTCGCCTTTCCCTGCCGGTCATCGTCCTATCCATCGCCGCATGCTTTCTGTCGTTCGTCCTCAGCGAGTTCATCACCCCGGCAGCCAATGAGCGGGCGAAGTATATCAAGCTCGTGGAAGTGCAGAAAAAAAAGAAACTCGGCTCCTTTACCCAGAACGAGATCTGGTACCGGGGAGATGACGGCATCTACAATTTCGCCGTTTATGACCCTGAAAAAGCAATGCTCAAAGGGGTCCGTATCTATTACCTCGATCAGAACATGCATCTTGCCAGGCGGATCGACGCCAGGAAGGCCCGGTGGGAAGCAGGTCGCTGGATCTTCGACGATGTCATGATCACCACCTTTCCGGAAGAACCCGGTTCCTTTCCGCGGATCGAACGATATTCGACGACAGAGATCGATCTTCCAGAACAACCCTCGGATTTCCTGATCGTTCAGAAGGACACCGATGAAATGGGGTTTTTTGAACTGAGGAGTTACATACGCAAGATCCGGTCTGAAGGATACGACGCTACCCGTTACATAACGGACATGCACGGCAAGATCGCCTTCGCTCTGGTCAATGTTATCCTCGGTGTTCTGGGAATTTCCTTCTCGCTGCGGACGGAAAGGAGCGGCGGGATAGCCCGCAGCATCGGAACGGGGATCATAATCGGGTTCTCATACTGGATAGTCTTTGCCTTCGCTGTTTCCCTCGGCCGCTCGGGGAGCCTCCCTCCCCTGCTCGCCGCGTGGGCGGCAAACCTGATCCTCGGCCTGGTGGCGGTCGTCTCTTTTATGCGGGTGAGAACATGAACATGGTGGTCGCAAAAATCATGTTCGAAAAAATTATTGACAGAAAAGTCCGATATACATATAGTATCGCCCTCAGAGTCGGAGCACCGGTCATACCCGATGGCCGGTGGATAATGAAACAGATCAGTGCTGGGGGATCGTTCAATGGTAGGACACCGGACTCTGACTCCGTGAATCAAGGTTCGAATCCTTGTCCCCCAGCCATATGAAAACAAGGAGCGGCCACACAGTGACCGCTCTTTTTTTTGCTGATACTGGCCCTATACGGGGGTCATGTCTTGCAATATGACATCTCCAGCGGCTGAGGTATACGATGCGCCTATTGGAGGGGGAAGAAGGAGGATAAATATCATGGTTGACTGGAATATGGCGGTGAGGATCGCCGCGGGTGGTTTCGGTCTGGTGTTTCTGCTCCTTACCATGCTGGCCTGTTCGGTATGGGTCACGAAGGAACTCCTGGAGCGGATCGAGAAGCGCGGCGGCGACAGGAAACAAGCGTAACGGATTCAAGGCTCACGACGGGCGGCTTGCGGGCATGCCGGTCCATGAGCCTGTGAGCATAACGATACGACAACGAGGGATGGCCGTGTTTGGATTACTGGAAAGCGGATTTCAGTTGTTTACCTGGGGCAACGCCCTGATGATACTCATCGGCCTGGGGTTGATCTACCTGGGCGTGGCGCGGAAGATGGAGCCCTTGCTTTTGGTCCCCATCGGGTTCGGCATCATGCTGGTGAACCTGCCGCTGGGTGGCATGATGGACTACGAGCTGCTGCTCCGGGCGCCGCAGCCGGGCGTAGTCATGGAGGTGGATGCCCGGAGGGGAGGCACCTTTACGAGCGGGGATGCCCTGGTCACCCTGGACACGGGGGCGATCGCCGCCCCGGTGTACGGCCGGGTGGACGAGCTGCGGGTGGCGAAGGGCCAGGTAGTGACGAAGGGCCAGGTGGTCGCCCGGCTAATCACGACAGAGCAGACGGACCAGGCAGTGCTGCCCACGAAGCCCATCGGGCTGCTGTCGCGGATCTTTCATTTCGGGGTCATGTGGCAGCTCCTGCCGCCACTTATGTTCTTATGCCTGGGGGCACTGACGGACTTCGGTCCCATGCTGGCCAATCCCAGGACGCTGCTGCTCGGTGCCGCGGCACAGTTCGGCGTGTATTTTGCGTTCTTTTTGTCGCTCTTTTTCGGGTTCAGCCTGCCCGAGGCCTCGTCCATCGGGATCATCGGCGGTGCCGAGGGGCCGACCACCATCTACGTCACGTCCGTCTTGGCGCCCCACATCATCGGGGCCACGGCGGTGGCCTGTTATTCCTACATGGCTCTGGTACCGGTGATCCTGCCGCCGGTGATCAAACTGCTGACCACGAAAGAGGAGCGGCGCATCTACATGAAGCCGCAGTTGCGGAAGGTCTCCCAGCGGGAGAAGATCCTCTTTCCCCTGGTAACCACCATCATCGTCATCCTCTTCGTGCCGTCATCGGCGCCGCTCATCGGCTGTTTCATGGTGGGCAATCTCTTCCGGGAATGCGGGGTGACGGAGCGGCTCACGAACACGGCGCAGACGGCCTTCGTGGATATCATCACCATCTTCCTGACGCTGGCCATCGGCGCCTCCATGCCGGCGGAGAACTTTCTCCAGCCCCGGACGCTTCTGATCCTGGTGCTGGGGGTGGTGTCCTTTGCCTCGGCGGCGGCGGCGGGGGTGTTGCTGGCGAAGTTCATGAACCTCTTTTTGAAGGAGAAGATCAATCCCATGATCGGTGCGGCGGGGGTATCGGCGGTTCCCATGTCGGCCCGGGTGGTGCAGGTCATGGGGCAGCAGGAGAACAAGAAAAACTTCCTGCTCATGCATGCCATGGGACCGAACGTGGCGGGCGCCATCGGCGCGGCCATCGCCGGCGGGGTCTTTATTGGTATCCTTGGCTAAATAAAGTAGTACAGTATTTTTCTTCAAAACAAATGAAGGAGCAAGGCAATGATCGTTCGTCACTTCACGGATGTCACGGCGGAACAGATAGCTGACGGGTTCCGGAAGCGGGTGGTAATCGGACAAAACGAAGGCGCACCGAACTTCATCATGCGCGTTTTCGATGTGGAACCGGGATTCTCAAGCCCGTTTCATGAGCATTTCTGGGAACATGAGATTTTTGTGGTCAGCGGCGAAGGGTATATACGCAACGGACAGGAAGAGGATCTCCCTCTTGGGGCCGGTGATACCATCTTTGTGCCGCCCTATGAAAAGCACTGCATGGTGAACAAAGGCAGTGATATTTTCCGGTTCGTCTGTCTCATCCCGGTCGGCGCTGAAAATTGAAATATCTTATTACTGCATCAACTCGCCTACCAGGTCCAGATAATCAATGAGGAGACGGGTGATCAGGAACCTTTCACGTACCGATTCCTTCGCCCTGCGGCCGATCTCCTGAGCCAGCTCACGGTCCCGCAGGAGGGTCACTATCCGATCCGCAAAGGCATTGTTGTCATGCGGTTCAACGAGGAAACCGTTTTCCCCGTCCTCTATCTGGAGGGGGATCCCCCCCACCCTCGAGGCGACCACCGGCGTCCCTTTCCACATGGCTTCAGTCACCACAAGTCCGAATCCCTCCTTCTGGGATTTCTGGATAATGGCCGACGAAATCCGCTGAAGCACGTTTATGAAGATAAAATTCGAGGCGATCGGATCGCTCACAAGGATCACATCGCCTGAGGCAAGCAGATTCTTGGCGTCCCGCTCTGTCTTTTCATACATCCTCAATCCCTCGGGATCGTCGGTCGCGATGTTCCCACACAGAACCAGCCGGCAGTCGATCTTTTCCTTGACCTGCTTGAAGACCTGTATCACCCCTCCGGGGTCCTTCCATTTGTCGAAACGGGATATCTGGGTGATAAGCGGCTTGTCCGTCTTGATCCTATACTTGCCGAGATACCGTGACAGGATCGTGTCGGTAAGCTCCATGTTCTTCGCCGTCAGGGGATCGATGGCAGGATGGATGATCCGCTGTTCTATGGGTATGTTATGCCGGACATAGGAATCATTGGAAACGATCATAACATCGTATTTGCGCACAAAAGTACTGAGGAAATCCCACAGGGACGGGTTCGGGTTCGACAGGTCCACATGACACCGCCACACCCAGGGCTGCCGTTTTTTATAAAAATTGACCAGCGCGACCGGTTGCGGATCATGAACGATGACACAATCATGGTCCAGGTGAGTGTACTCGGCGAATTTTTCATTCGTCTGGAGGTAGAGGGATTTTTTCCGTGCGGTGAAATTGATATCATCGCCTTGAAGTGCATTATGAAACTTCTTCGTGATCTCGAAAAAATCCGGATAACCGTGAAGGGTCCTCCACCCGGCGTCAATGCCGATATTGTTCATCAGCGGCACAAGGCTGTTCAGGATCTCCGCCACCCCGCCCCCCTGAAAGGTGGAGTTTATATGCAGGAGGTGTTTGCCGTAGAGCTTCCGCACTTTTTTACGTATCTCCGAGATCGTTTTTGTCCCCACGATGTCCTGGTATCTTTCGATATCAATCATTCCGCTTTCCTCCGTCCCGCAATTCTTCAAGGAGAGAAATGACATCATTCTGAGATTTCAGGTTGAATCGTGCAGATGTCGGGCCAAGTCCCACCTTGAGTGAATAACCCCATTTGGGAATGACCGAAAACATGTCCTCGTCGGTCCGGTCATCCCCGATCGCGAGGATGAAGTCCCATTCATGTTTCGCGATCCAGTGCATTGCCATGCGCCCCTTATTGATCCCTCTGTGTTTTATCTCCACCACCTTGTTGCCCTCGAGTATCTGCAGATCAAGATTCGCCGTCAGATGCATGAGATCGTCGATCAATTCCCTCACGCGGATCGTGCTTAACTCAGAGCTTGTTTTCCGATAATGCCAGACCAGGGAATACTCCTTTTCCTCAATAAATGAACCGGGGGTCCTGTCCATGTAAAGTTCGATTGTCGGGTAGATCTCGGCTTTCCAATCATCATTGAGCGGTTCCGCCATTTCCCATGTACCGTCCCTGATCCAGGCTCCATGCTCCGCCACGAGACCCACCGGAAGTTTTCCGAACCAGTCGTCAAGGACCTTCCGGTCACGTCCACTGATTATCACTGTCCGGTTTCCCGGGGCATTCGCCAGATCAATGATCAACCGCATGAGATCTTTTCCCGGTTTTGCCTCTTCAGGTTTGTGATGAAAAGGAACCAGCGTGCCGTCATAATCCAGAAGAAGCAGCCGTTTCGACGCGCGCCGGCAATCGGCAAGCAGCGCCTGTCGCGACGAATCGATGAGTTCGTTGCTTCGCATCTCACGCTGGCGGTCCTTCACGTCCTCGAGCCTTTCGATGAATTCACCGGCCCAGCGGCTCACGGTATACCGTTGCAGTCGAGACCGCATCACCCTGTTTTGCTGAACTCTTTCATTTTCGCTCATCTTCAGGGCCCTCACCAGCGCGTCGGTCACTTCCTCACGGTTATTGGGATTAACGATGATCGACTCTCCGAGTTCCTTCGCCGCCCCGGCCATCTCGCTCAGAATAAGGACTCCGGCGCCGTCCGTTTTCGAGGCGAGATACTCTTTGGCGATCAGGTTCATGCCGTCCCGGACCGGAGTGACAAGGCAGACATCGGCCAGGTTATAGAGGGCATTCAGTGTTGTAAAGGGAAGAGAGCGATACAGGTACCAGATTGGAGTCCAGCCGATGGTTCCGTATTTCCCGTTGATCATGCCGACCAGTTCATCGATGTGCCGTTTCAGTTGCTCGTAGTGCTCGACCTTCGTCCGGGACGGAACAGCCAGCAGAATGAGAACGACCTGCTCTCTGAATTCCGGATGCTCCTTAAGGAATTCATCATAGGCTTCGAGCCTCAGAGGAATACCTTTGGTATAATCCAGACGATCGACCGACAAAATGATCCTGTAGCCGTGAAGGCGTTTCCTGAAGTTGTGAAGGTCCCTCTGTACCTTCGGATTCTCAATGGCCTTCGCAAAGCGCTCATAGTCGATACCCATCGGAAACGTGTCGACACGGATACGTCTGTTCCCGGCGGTAAACTGTCCCAGGTTATTGTCGTATCCGAGAACGCGGTGGACACTGCTTAAAAAATGGCGCGCATAATCATAGGTGTGGAATCCGATCAGGTCCGAACCCACAAGTCCCTCAAGGAGCTGCCTTCTCCATGGCAGCATTCGAAACAATTCATAGGATGGAAAGGGTATATGGTGAAAATATCCAATTGTTACTTCCGGATTTTCCTCTCTGATAAACTGCGGGACGAGCATCAGCTGATAGTCATGGACCCAGATAAGATCGTCTTCACGAAGGATTTCGGAAACCTCGTGGCTGAACCGCTCGTTGACGTGACGGTAAGCCTGCCAGTACCGGGTATCGTGCACAACGAACTGAGGAAAATAATGGAAGAGAGGCCACACGGTCTTGTTGCTGAATCCCTCATAATAGAGGCTGACATCCCTTTGAGAAAGAAAGAGGGGATGGCAGTTGAACTCTGATTTCAGCCGTTCAGTGATCAATTCTTTTTCGTCGCCGCCGAGTTTGTCGCTCGCTATGCCGGGCCAGCCGACCCAGACGCTTTCATGGCTCTGATAGAAGGAGCTCAATCCCGTCGCGACACCGCCGGCGCTCTGGCGGTAATAGAATGTTCCTTTCCTTTTTTCTATCGTTACGGGCAATCTGTTCGATACGATCAGTATCCTTTTCATGGCTCATGTTTTCTCTGTCTTTTGAATGCCTTGTGACACTCCCCGGCAATCGCGTGAGGCGATCACGCGAACCCGCGACATCTCTTACCGGTTCGGTCAAGCCGGCCTGGGTGATGTTCATTATGCCAGCATATTCCGGGCCTGCTGTCAAATCGGGGAGAGTGTTCGGGGGCTGCATCCTTCACGCGGTCCATCATGAAACCCCGCCCTCAGTTTTGTGCAATGTCGCACGGAACAGAGGGAGTGAACCGGGATAGTTTCTCCGGATGAAATCGATCATTTTCTCCCGGACCGTGCATCGCAGTTCCCATGCCTTCGAGGAGTCGACGGCGCTGACGAGGGCCCGCAATTCCATTACGCCCTCCTTCAGGTCCGTTACCTGAAGAGCGCATACCCGGCCGTCCCACGTGTCGGTCTGGCGAACGATCCGTTCCAGCTCGCTTCGCAGAGGGGACACGGGCATGGTGTAATCGACCAGGAAATATACCGTTCCCAGAATTTCCGAGGTGGTCCTCGTCCAGTTCTGAAAAGGGTGCTCGAGAAAATAGATGATGGGCAATACAAGTCGCCGCTGGTCCCAAATTTTGACCACGACATAGGTCAGGGTAATCTCTTCTACCCTTCCCCACTCATTTTCAACGACAACTACATCATCAAGGCGTATGGGCTGTGTCACGGCGATCTGGATTCCCGCAAGAAGATTGGCAATGGTTTTCTGGGCGGCGACGCCAACGATGATACCGATGATACCGGCCGACGCCAGGATGCTGGTACCGACCTGGCGCACCGACCCAAAGGTCATCAATACGATCCCCAAACCAAGGATGGAAACAATGACAACGATGACACGCTTGATGATCCGTATCTGGGTGGTAACTGCGCGCGCCCTGAGGTTGTCTTTCGCGGATATGTCGAACTTGCTGAGCAGATACATCTCAAAGACCGACGTCATTGTAATGAGGAACCATACCAGTGAGGTTATCAGAAGGAGACTGAGCAACTGCTTGAAAAACGTCATGTGCTGACCGGAAATACCCGTGATGGGAGAGACATAATACAGGACAAGCACAACAATGAACAGCCGTGCCGGTCCCCTGCCGTATCGGATCACGGAATCGTCCAGTGTGGATTCCGTCCGTCGCGAAAGACGGTCCCCCATTTTAAAGAGTGCGAAGTGGATGATAAGTGCAACAAGAATGGACGCACAAATAACACCGAGTCCAAAAATAAAACTTTCCGCGGAATGAGCAAGCCCTTCCATGGGAACGATCCCTTCGTGAAAAAAGTATTGTCATGAAGAATGGAAATCAGCGGGGCACATTATCTGTGTGGTGAATTGAGACCGGATTGCGAGACCTGTCGACGCTCACGTGTTCGTTTGATTCCCATATAATGGTTATATTTATATGATATCCAGGGGGTGGACGTCAAGGAGCGGTTTCGAGAGATCGTGGCCTGACCGACCGGGGTTCCACTTTCTAACCCTTTGCGACTATCTTTCCCCAGGTATCCCGAAGCGGTACGACCCTGTTGAATACAGGCTTTCTGGGCCCCGTATCTTTCAGGTCCGCGCAGAAATAGCCGAGTCGCTCGAACTGGTATCGGCTTCCCGGCTCGGCGTTCACCAGGCTTGCCTCGACGGGGCAGGAAGGAAGGATCTCCAGGGATGAGGGATTCAGGTACGTGAGGTAATCGTCGCTTTCGCCGGCCGGATCGGCGACAGTGAAGAGCCTGTCGTAGAGACGCACCTCAGCGGAAACAGAGTGCTCGGCCGACACCCAGTGAATGACCCCTTCCACCTTTCTGCCGTCACGGGGCAGCCCGCTCAGTGTTTCGGGATCATAGGTGCAGTGAAGTTCGATTATTTTTCCTGTTCGTTCATCCTTCACCATGCGCTCATACTTGATGACATACGCGTTCCTCAGTCGGACCTCCCGGTCCGGCCCGAGCCGGCGATATTTCTTCGGCGGGTCCTCGTGAAAATCATCCTGTTCGATATAGAGCGTCCGTGAAAAGGGGACCCTGCGAACTCCCATGGCGGGATCCTGGGGATGGTTCGGGACCTCGAATTCCTCGACCCGGTCCTCCGGGTAATTATCGATGACGACCCGCAGGGGACGCAGGACCGCCATGGCCCGCGGCGCCGTTTCGTTCAGGTCTTCGCGAACACAGTGTTCGAGCAGCGCCAGGTCTATCAGGTTATCGTTCTTGGCCACCCCGATGGTCGTACAGAAGTTCCTGATCGCCCGGGGCGTGTAGCCCCGTCTGCGCATCCCGGCCACTGTTGGCATACGCGGATCATCCCACCCGGCGACCTGGTTCTTCCTCACCAGTTCGATGAGCATCCGCTTGCTGAGAACGGTATAACTCACATTGAGGCGGGCGAATTCTATCTGCTGCGGGCGACTTCCTTCTATCAACTGCTCGACGATCCAGTCATAGAGAGGACGGTTGTTTTCGAACTCAAGGGTGCAGATCGAATGGGTGATCCCTTCAAGTGCGTCGGAAAGACAGTGGGCGAAATCATACATGGGGTAGACGACCCATTTCATTCCCGTCCGGTAGTGGGGTTCCCGCTTTATCCGGTATATGACGGGATCGCGCATCACCACGTTCGGAGAGGCCATATCGATCCTGGCACGGAGCACATGGGCGCCGTCCTCGAATTCCCCGGCCCGCATCCGCTTGAAAAGGTCCAGGTTTTCCTCGACCGAACGGTTCCGGTACGGGCTCTCCCTTCCCGGTTCGGTGAATGTCCCCCTGTATTCCCGGATCTCGTCCGCGTTCAGACTGCACACATAGGCCTTGCCGGCCCTGATCAGTTCGACGGCGAAATCATAGAGGGCTTCAAAGTAATCCGATGCGTAATAGAGACGGTCTTTCCAGTCAAACCCAAGCCAGCGGATATCCTTCATGATCGATTCAACGTATTCAAGGGTCTCTCCACTCGGGTCCGTATCATCGAATCGAAGATTGCAGGTACCTTTGTACTTTTCAGCGGTGCCGAAATTCAGGCAGACGGATTTGGCGTGGCCGATATGGATATATCCGTTCGGCTCCGGCGGAAAACGGGTGGCCACCCTTCCCTCGTTCTTTCCCACCTCAAGGTCTTTATCAATGATCTCATGAATGAAATTAACCGGTGCCAAGTTCGACTTCTCTGCCATGAATATGCAACTCCTCTTTATATGGGCGGTCCCGGTAACGTTCGCACGGCGGCTGAGAAAAAAAGGCCGACGGCCACCGCCGCCGGCCTCTCCAGCCTGTGTTTCCTTATGTGCCCATTTCCCAGGAACTCAAATATTTTTCCTGCTCCGGTGTCAGAGTATCGATGGCAACACCCATGGCCGCCAGTTTCAACCGGGCGATCTCCCTGTCTATCTCCTCAGGAACGCTGTATACGATCTTCTCGAGCGATCCACCGTGTTTTACGAGGTACTCGGCCGCCAGTGCCTGATTGGCAAAACTCATGTCCATAACGCTCGACGGATGTCCCTCCGCCGCGGCGAGATTGATGAGCCGGCCTTCACCAAGGATATACACGTGCCGGCCGGTCTCCAGTTCATAGTCGTCGATGAAATCCCTGATCCGGCCATGGTAGACGGAGATCTTCTTCAGACCCTCGATGTCGATCTCCACATTGAAATGGCCCGAATTCGCGACGATGGCGCCGTCCTTCATCTTCTGAAAATGTTCCGTCCTGATGACATTGATATCGCCGGTGAGGGTACAGAAGAAATCGCCGATGCCGGCCGCTTCACCGATCGGCATGACCCGGAATCCGTCCATGACGGCCTCCAGCGCCCTGAGCGGGTCCACTTCGGTGACAACGACATTCGCCCCCATGCCGTTCGCCCGCATGGCGAGGCCCTTCGAGCACCAGCCGTAACCGCAGACGACAAAAACGGAACCGGCGATGAGCCGGTTCGTGGCACGGATGATCCCGTCAATAGTGCTTTGACCCGTTCCGTACCGGTTATCGAAGAAATGCTTTGTCTTCGCGTCATTCACGGCGACGAGGGGGAATTCCAGGACCCCTTTCTCAGCCATCGCCTTCAGCCGGATGACACCGGTCGTGGTTTCCTCGGTCCCGCCGATTATCCCGTTGATAAGGTCACGGCGCTCGGAATGGATCGTCGATACCAGGTCGGCTCCGTCATCCATGGTAAGATGGGGTTTCAGATCAAGGACCGTATGGATATGGGCGTAATAGGTATCCCGGTCCTCACCCTTGATGGCATTGACGGGGATCTCATGATACTTGACGAGATAGGCCGCCACGTAATCCTGCGTGCTGAGAGGATTTGATGCGCACAGGGATAGCTCGGCGCCTCCCGCCTGCAGGGTCTCCATGAGGCTTGCCGTTTCAGTGGTCACATGGAGACAGGCAGCGAGGCGGGTCCCCGCGAGGGGTTTTTCCGCCGCGAAGCGTTTCTTTACGCTGTTGAGAACGGGCATGCTCTTGTTCGCCCAGTCGACGCTGAGTTTTCCCTGCTCGGCAAGGGAAATGTCCTTTATGTCGTATTTCGTCATGATCAGATACCGGCTTCCTTTCTCAGCGCGTTTGCCTTGTCGGTCTTCTCCCAGGGATAATCATCGAGGAAGAGTGACCGGGCGATCTTTCTGTAGGTGTCACCGTTGAGAAGTTCAAAGTTCTCGATCATCGCCCGGGGGGTAAAATCAAAGACCTGCTCGACGATGCGGGATATTTCGCGGTCCGGAAGAACTCCCGTGCCGTATGTATTCACATAAAGCGACATGGGTTTCGCCACGCCGATCGCGTAGGCGATCTGGAGAGAACACTTCCGGGCAAGACCGGCGGCCACCACGTTCTTTGCCGCGTAACGGGTCCCGAACACGGCGGAGCAGTCGACCTTTTCCGGCGACTTGTTCACAATGGACCCGCCGCCGAGTTGCGCGCCGGGATATGCTCCGTAGAGCTGGCAGACGAGTTTCCGGCCCGTTATTCCCGAGTCGGCGGCGCTGCACGAATGAACGGCCTGCCACTCGCCGGTCGGGTTGAAGAGGAATTCCGTCCCGTCATCCACCCACTCATCCAGGCACTCAAAGGCCATCTTTTTCGCTATGGACTCCACTTCGTTACTGGTCGTCACGTACCGGTAATCGATGGCGTTCGACATAAGGACCTTTGCCACCCTGAGGGGTTTCATGGTCTCGTCATCATACTCGACAGTGACCTGGCCCTTTCCGTCCGGGGCGAACACGGGATTGTCGCAGTTCTCAAAGACCTTCATCATCTTGTTGACAAGGACATAGGTCAGGGGAAGTAGTTCCGGGGTTTCATCACAGGCGAACCCGAACATGATGCCCTGGTCGCCGGCCCCGATCTCCTTGTATTTACCGAGGTCAGCCCTCGTTCCTATGTTGATGTCCGGAGACTGGGGGATGATGGCATTGAACACGCCCATGGAATGACCGTTCAGTCCGACGGCGGCATCGTTATATCCCAGAGCAAGAACGGTTTTTCTGATGGACCGTTCGATATCCACGTATATCCTCGTTGATACCTCACCGCCGAC
The genomic region above belongs to Deltaproteobacteria bacterium and contains:
- a CDS encoding bifunctional alpha,alpha-trehalose-phosphate synthase (UDP-forming)/trehalose-phosphatase yields the protein MKRILIVSNRLPVTIEKRKGTFYYRQSAGGVATGLSSFYQSHESVWVGWPGIASDKLGGDEKELITERLKSEFNCHPLFLSQRDVSLYYEGFSNKTVWPLFHYFPQFVVHDTRYWQAYRHVNERFSHEVSEILREDDLIWVHDYQLMLVPQFIREENPEVTIGYFHHIPFPSYELFRMLPWRRQLLEGLVGSDLIGFHTYDYARHFLSSVHRVLGYDNNLGQFTAGNRRIRVDTFPMGIDYERFAKAIENPKVQRDLHNFRKRLHGYRIILSVDRLDYTKGIPLRLEAYDEFLKEHPEFREQVVLILLAVPSRTKVEHYEQLKRHIDELVGMINGKYGTIGWTPIWYLYRSLPFTTLNALYNLADVCLVTPVRDGMNLIAKEYLASKTDGAGVLILSEMAGAAKELGESIIVNPNNREEVTDALVRALKMSENERVQQNRVMRSRLQRYTVSRWAGEFIERLEDVKDRQREMRSNELIDSSRQALLADCRRASKRLLLLDYDGTLVPFHHKPEEAKPGKDLMRLIIDLANAPGNRTVIISGRDRKVLDDWFGKLPVGLVAEHGAWIRDGTWEMAEPLNDDWKAEIYPTIELYMDRTPGSFIEEKEYSLVWHYRKTSSELSTIRVRELIDDLMHLTANLDLQILEGNKVVEIKHRGINKGRMAMHWIAKHEWDFILAIGDDRTDEDMFSVIPKWGYSLKVGLGPTSARFNLKSQNDVISLLEELRDGGKRND
- a CDS encoding mechanosensitive ion channel, with the protein product MGDRLSRRTESTLDDSVIRYGRGPARLFIVVLVLYYVSPITGISGQHMTFFKQLLSLLLITSLVWFLITMTSVFEMYLLSKFDISAKDNLRARAVTTQIRIIKRVIVVIVSILGLGIVLMTFGSVRQVGTSILASAGIIGIIVGVAAQKTIANLLAGIQIAVTQPIRLDDVVVVENEWGRVEEITLTYVVVKIWDQRRLVLPIIYFLEHPFQNWTRTTSEILGTVYFLVDYTMPVSPLRSELERIVRQTDTWDGRVCALQVTDLKEGVMELRALVSAVDSSKAWELRCTVREKMIDFIRRNYPGSLPLFRATLHKTEGGVS
- a CDS encoding glutamine--tRNA ligase/YqeY domain fusion protein is translated as MAEKSNLAPVNFIHEIIDKDLEVGKNEGRVATRFPPEPNGYIHIGHAKSVCLNFGTAEKYKGTCNLRFDDTDPSGETLEYVESIMKDIRWLGFDWKDRLYYASDYFEALYDFAVELIRAGKAYVCSLNADEIREYRGTFTEPGRESPYRNRSVEENLDLFKRMRAGEFEDGAHVLRARIDMASPNVVMRDPVIYRIKREPHYRTGMKWVVYPMYDFAHCLSDALEGITHSICTLEFENNRPLYDWIVEQLIEGSRPQQIEFARLNVSYTVLSKRMLIELVRKNQVAGWDDPRMPTVAGMRRRGYTPRAIRNFCTTIGVAKNDNLIDLALLEHCVREDLNETAPRAMAVLRPLRVVIDNYPEDRVEEFEVPNHPQDPAMGVRRVPFSRTLYIEQDDFHEDPPKKYRRLGPDREVRLRNAYVIKYERMVKDERTGKIIELHCTYDPETLSGLPRDGRKVEGVIHWVSAEHSVSAEVRLYDRLFTVADPAGESDDYLTYLNPSSLEILPSCPVEASLVNAEPGSRYQFERLGYFCADLKDTGPRKPVFNRVVPLRDTWGKIVAKG
- a CDS encoding adenosylhomocysteinase translates to MTKYDIKDISLAEQGKLSVDWANKSMPVLNSVKKRFAAEKPLAGTRLAACLHVTTETASLMETLQAGGAELSLCASNPLSTQDYVAAYLVKYHEIPVNAIKGEDRDTYYAHIHTVLDLKPHLTMDDGADLVSTIHSERRDLINGIIGGTEETTTGVIRLKAMAEKGVLEFPLVAVNDAKTKHFFDNRYGTGQSTIDGIIRATNRLIAGSVFVVCGYGWCSKGLAMRANGMGANVVVTEVDPLRALEAVMDGFRVMPIGEAAGIGDFFCTLTGDINVIRTEHFQKMKDGAIVANSGHFNVEIDIEGLKKISVYHGRIRDFIDDYELETGRHVYILGEGRLINLAAAEGHPSSVMDMSFANQALAAEYLVKHGGSLEKIVYSVPEEIDREIARLKLAAMGVAIDTLTPEQEKYLSSWEMGT